The following coding sequences lie in one Brevibacterium marinum genomic window:
- the rpsT gene encoding 30S ribosomal protein S20: protein MANIKSQIKRIETNEKARRRNKAVRSEVRSHIRVVRENIAAGNKDEAQQAYAVAARKLDKAVSKGVLHKNNAANRKSRMSTQINAL from the coding sequence TTGGCTAATATCAAGTCACAGATCAAGCGGATCGAAACCAACGAGAAGGCTCGCCGGCGCAACAAGGCTGTGCGGTCCGAAGTTCGGTCACACATCCGCGTCGTCCGCGAGAACATTGCTGCCGGCAACAAGGACGAGGCACAGCAGGCCTATGCTGTTGCCGCCCGTAAGCTCGACAAGGCTGTGTCGAAGGGTGTTCTGCACAAGAACAACGCTGCGAACCGCAAGTCGAGGATGTCCACGCAGATCAACGCTCTCTGA
- the holA gene encoding DNA polymerase III subunit delta: MAVKKTLIPWSSAKPAPVVMISGNEPVLIRMAKDRIISAARKDDPEEIEFDAAGYQGGELPMAASPSLFSTSKLIVVDSVEKCSEAFLSDALAYLDEPNDDAVVLLLHGGGNRGAKLVKKIETAGFPRVDAAALKNESDRAKFAQGRFKAAKRQIDESGMAALMSALGSDLSELNAGVEQLIEDTQGTITAQIVDQYYGGRVEATGFKVADAAVGGDVKNALSLLRHALSTGSDPVPLVAAVAMKLRSMAKVQGFSGGSGELAAELKMAPWQVDRARREVRRWNEVALGQSLIAAAEADEAVKGGGRDPVYAVEWFVSEVCRLARQR, from the coding sequence ATGGCAGTGAAGAAGACCCTGATCCCGTGGAGCTCCGCGAAGCCCGCGCCCGTCGTGATGATCTCCGGGAACGAGCCGGTGCTCATCCGCATGGCCAAGGATCGGATCATCAGCGCCGCACGGAAGGACGATCCCGAGGAGATCGAATTCGACGCCGCCGGATACCAGGGCGGAGAACTGCCCATGGCCGCGTCACCGTCCCTGTTCTCGACCTCGAAGCTCATCGTCGTCGACAGTGTGGAGAAATGCTCGGAGGCCTTCCTCTCCGATGCGCTCGCCTACCTCGACGAGCCCAATGACGATGCCGTCGTCCTGCTCCTGCACGGCGGGGGCAACCGCGGGGCGAAACTGGTCAAGAAGATTGAAACCGCCGGATTCCCCCGCGTCGATGCGGCGGCGCTGAAGAATGAGAGCGACCGGGCGAAATTCGCCCAGGGACGGTTCAAAGCAGCGAAGAGGCAGATCGACGAATCCGGGATGGCGGCACTCATGTCCGCTCTGGGTTCGGACCTGTCCGAACTCAACGCCGGTGTCGAACAGCTCATCGAAGACACGCAGGGAACCATCACCGCTCAGATCGTCGACCAGTACTACGGCGGCCGGGTCGAGGCCACGGGCTTCAAGGTCGCAGACGCCGCAGTCGGGGGAGACGTGAAGAACGCCCTGAGCCTGCTTCGTCATGCGCTCTCGACCGGTTCCGATCCGGTGCCGCTGGTTGCGGCGGTCGCGATGAAGCTGCGGTCGATGGCTAAGGTCCAGGGCTTCTCGGGGGGCAGCGGTGAGCTCGCGGCGGAGCTGAAGATGGCTCCGTGGCAGGTCGATCGTGCCAGGCGCGAGGTCCGACGTTGGAACGAAGTCGCGCTGGGTCAGTCGCTGATCGCTGCGGCCGAAGCCGATGAGGCGGTCAAAGGCGGGGGACGCGACCCGGTCTATGCCGTCGAATGGTTCGTCTCGGAAGTCTGCCGTCTGGCTCGTCAGCGGTGA
- a CDS encoding ComEA family DNA-binding protein — MAVSPDDRFAGLINSSAERGGWVPGDVFGSDTDGKDEPVEPRRIRVPILVAVAVATAAVLVVAFLIFRPAQQHAASEEPVGSADDRGPNGAEDSAAGSGHGSETGDEAAMNGGDGSDEGTADSSVEGTAGSTDVVVHVTGQVNTPSVVTLAAGARVQDAVKAAGGLQEEADAEAINLARVLQDGEQIHIPARGEEPEAGRPGPGGAGPGSDSADGTGGSDGAGGSGNAGADPNAAGTVDLNTADLATLETLPGVGPVTAKAIIDQREQQPFGSVDDLLLVTGIGPKTFESLKDRVSVG; from the coding sequence ATGGCTGTCTCTCCCGATGATCGCTTCGCGGGTCTCATCAACTCCAGTGCCGAACGCGGCGGATGGGTGCCGGGAGACGTCTTCGGAAGCGACACGGATGGGAAGGACGAACCGGTCGAGCCGCGCCGGATCCGTGTGCCGATCCTCGTGGCTGTGGCAGTGGCGACCGCGGCGGTGCTCGTCGTCGCCTTCCTCATCTTCCGGCCCGCCCAGCAGCATGCTGCCTCCGAGGAACCGGTGGGCTCCGCCGACGACCGCGGGCCAAACGGCGCCGAAGACAGCGCCGCAGGCTCCGGTCATGGCTCCGAGACCGGTGATGAAGCCGCCATGAATGGCGGGGACGGCTCGGACGAGGGCACAGCCGACAGCTCGGTCGAGGGCACAGCAGGGTCCACAGACGTCGTCGTGCACGTGACCGGGCAGGTCAACACCCCGTCGGTCGTGACACTGGCGGCGGGGGCACGGGTCCAGGACGCGGTGAAGGCCGCGGGCGGGCTGCAGGAAGAGGCGGATGCGGAGGCGATCAACCTCGCCCGGGTCCTCCAGGACGGTGAGCAGATCCACATCCCCGCTCGTGGAGAGGAACCCGAAGCCGGCCGGCCCGGCCCAGGCGGTGCCGGTCCCGGCTCGGACTCGGCCGACGGCACCGGTGGCTCCGATGGCGCTGGTGGATCCGGGAATGCGGGCGCGGATCCGAACGCGGCCGGCACGGTCGATCTCAATACGGCCGACCTGGCCACCCTGGAGACCCTTCCGGGCGTCGGACCGGTGACTGCGAAGGCGATCATCGACCAGCGTGAACAGCAGCCGTTCGGCAGCGTCGACGATCTGCTGCTGGTTACGGGGATCGGCCCCAAGACCTTCGAGAGTCTCAAAGACCGTGTCTCGGTCGGATAG
- a CDS encoding ComEC/Rec2 family competence protein produces MTLWPGSVRLLACAVGLWATALLAPGPVALCAIPIIIGLGFLCLRRHHHLGVLLILFSCLLTVQITMHNAAQGPVGNSDVDGIVVGHSQPSASGWTRLTVLSPTGFSEVLSPSAPPDGSHVRMHTESLDGIRLSQDDPEIHRRPNTVWQWRAELRMQLRHDSLAAGHSGGQLLPGLVVGDTEPQDARMEDDMRVVSLTHISAVSGSNVTIVSLGAGLLAGACRAGPRVRVGVGVLTCVGYVFIVGFEPSAIRAAGMSIAVALVFLRGGGISPVAVMSSTVCVLLSLVPVLAASVGFVLSVVSTAAIMFLVPLIHRRLSLHLSMVPSVLISAVLVPLVAQLACTPVLVAIDPRIGLWSVAANALAAPAVLPATVLGFLSLVCGGLGLIGVPGLLWCAQLPAWLGSLCAWWIVGVARVCAGLPGAALDWPDPPWGTLAALALLMLLGVGLWLLAYRREWGIPAVVLCICLTAMIIVLGRSKPPAEDWVVMICDVGQGSAALINLGAGRGLVIDTGEDPKPIDVCLDEGGIEDFDLFISHFDADHSAGYAGTTWSRTLHRLWVSANAADRPETRAIAADTGAEVLTTRRGGTLTIGRARIQVLWPPAQPGRSSRSVTAPEGMPSEGTAPKGTSPEDADDGTEVRNEDSLVLRVEQNGLSYLIPGDIGEDEQYIVAQSLEPVDVLIAPHHGSSDLSEDFFTAAGARLGVVSVGENSYGHPTTRALQAFGPVPVLRTDLCGSIAVYADARYSTAHGCENAEETALSQDGGDAAAKAAGVSGGVCANRSRAAAHRVSTRR; encoded by the coding sequence GTGACCCTCTGGCCCGGGTCCGTCCGCCTACTCGCGTGCGCAGTGGGACTGTGGGCCACCGCGCTGTTGGCTCCCGGACCGGTGGCACTCTGCGCCATCCCGATCATCATCGGCCTCGGGTTCCTCTGCCTGCGCAGGCATCACCACCTCGGCGTGCTCCTCATCCTCTTCTCCTGCCTGCTCACCGTTCAGATCACCATGCACAACGCAGCACAGGGACCCGTGGGAAACAGCGATGTGGACGGCATCGTCGTCGGACACAGCCAACCGAGCGCCTCAGGATGGACACGACTGACCGTGCTGTCGCCAACCGGGTTCTCCGAGGTGCTCAGCCCCTCCGCCCCACCCGACGGCTCGCACGTGAGAATGCACACCGAATCCCTCGACGGCATCCGCCTCAGCCAGGACGACCCCGAGATCCACCGCCGACCCAACACGGTGTGGCAGTGGCGCGCCGAGCTGCGCATGCAGCTGCGACACGACTCCCTCGCTGCGGGCCACAGCGGGGGACAGCTGCTGCCGGGACTCGTCGTCGGCGACACCGAACCCCAGGATGCGCGGATGGAGGACGACATGCGCGTCGTTTCCCTGACCCACATATCCGCCGTCTCAGGCAGCAACGTCACGATCGTCAGCCTCGGCGCCGGTCTGCTCGCCGGAGCATGCCGGGCCGGTCCGCGTGTCCGTGTCGGCGTCGGGGTGCTCACCTGTGTCGGGTATGTGTTCATCGTCGGATTCGAACCCAGTGCCATCCGCGCAGCGGGCATGTCGATCGCCGTGGCTCTCGTCTTCCTGCGCGGAGGCGGGATCTCACCGGTGGCGGTGATGTCGTCGACCGTGTGCGTCCTGCTCAGCCTGGTCCCGGTGCTGGCTGCCTCGGTGGGCTTCGTGCTGTCCGTGGTGTCGACGGCCGCGATCATGTTCCTCGTTCCCCTCATCCACCGGCGACTGAGTCTTCACCTGTCCATGGTCCCGTCGGTCCTCATCAGCGCGGTCCTCGTGCCACTGGTCGCCCAATTGGCGTGCACACCCGTGCTCGTGGCGATCGACCCGCGTATCGGTCTGTGGTCGGTGGCGGCGAACGCCCTGGCAGCACCCGCGGTCCTGCCGGCCACGGTCCTCGGATTCCTTTCGCTGGTCTGCGGGGGACTGGGACTCATCGGTGTGCCCGGCCTGCTGTGGTGCGCACAGCTTCCGGCGTGGCTCGGCTCGCTGTGCGCATGGTGGATCGTCGGCGTGGCCAGGGTCTGTGCCGGTCTGCCCGGTGCCGCACTCGACTGGCCCGACCCGCCCTGGGGGACGCTGGCGGCGCTCGCCCTGCTCATGCTGCTGGGCGTCGGCCTGTGGCTGCTGGCATACAGGCGTGAGTGGGGCATTCCCGCTGTCGTCCTCTGCATCTGTCTGACTGCGATGATCATCGTGCTGGGACGGTCGAAGCCACCGGCTGAGGACTGGGTGGTGATGATCTGCGACGTGGGACAGGGCTCTGCTGCCCTGATCAACCTCGGCGCAGGCAGGGGGCTCGTCATCGACACCGGCGAGGACCCCAAACCCATCGACGTCTGCCTCGACGAGGGCGGGATCGAAGACTTCGATCTGTTCATCTCCCACTTCGACGCCGACCACAGCGCCGGATATGCCGGCACCACCTGGTCACGGACCCTGCACCGGCTGTGGGTGTCGGCCAATGCCGCCGACCGACCGGAGACCCGTGCGATCGCAGCCGACACCGGCGCCGAGGTGCTCACCACCCGACGCGGTGGCACGCTCACCATCGGTCGGGCCAGAATCCAGGTGCTGTGGCCACCGGCGCAGCCGGGCCGATCGTCCCGTTCGGTAACGGCACCGGAGGGGATGCCATCGGAAGGGACGGCACCGAAGGGGACGTCGCCGGAGGACGCCGATGACGGGACCGAGGTCCGCAACGAGGACTCATTGGTCCTCCGGGTGGAGCAGAACGGGCTGAGCTACCTGATCCCCGGCGACATCGGCGAGGACGAACAGTACATCGTCGCACAGAGCCTCGAACCCGTCGACGTGCTCATCGCACCGCATCACGGATCGTCCGACCTGTCCGAGGACTTCTTCACCGCGGCCGGCGCTCGCCTCGGAGTGGTCTCCGTAGGTGAGAACAGCTACGGCCACCCCACAACGCGGGCGCTGCAGGCCTTCGGCCCCGTCCCCGTGCTGCGCACCGATCTCTGCGGCTCCATCGCCGTCTACGCAGACGCCCGATACAGCACGGCACACGGCTGCGAGAATGCCGAGGAAACGGCATTGTCACAGGACGGAGGGGACGCGGCTGCGAAGGCGGCAGGAGTCAGCGGTGGGGTGTGCGCGAACCGGTCGAGAGCGGCCGCGCATCGCGTCAGCACCAGACGATAG
- a CDS encoding endonuclease/exonuclease/phosphatase family protein, with the protein MREFSIMSFNLRYPAMDGHPVATRLPIAGELITEAHPHIIGTQEGELDQLEALIGLLPEEYVWLGEGHAGGNAGEFTAVFYDSSRFDVDAVDISWLSERPETVASESWGVSHARTLTVVDFRDLDTGSGLRLLNTHLDHRSERARLQSAKIMADHLAEAHGPAVVTGDFNVATGSPVYDYFCTELGLTDTAAAVPGEDIGTFHRYRGPQAGDPRIDWILTTPRLRTVSTRINTFCVRGEYPSDHFPVEAVLRRVD; encoded by the coding sequence ATGAGGGAATTCTCGATCATGAGCTTCAATCTCAGGTATCCGGCGATGGACGGGCATCCCGTGGCCACACGTCTGCCCATCGCCGGCGAGCTCATCACCGAAGCTCATCCCCATATCATCGGCACCCAGGAGGGAGAGCTCGACCAGCTGGAGGCACTCATCGGGCTGCTTCCCGAGGAATACGTCTGGCTGGGCGAGGGACATGCCGGCGGCAATGCGGGGGAATTCACCGCGGTGTTCTATGACTCGTCCCGCTTCGACGTCGACGCGGTCGACATCAGTTGGCTCTCGGAGCGGCCGGAGACGGTGGCCTCGGAGTCGTGGGGAGTCTCCCATGCCCGAACGCTGACGGTCGTCGATTTCCGCGACCTGGACACCGGGTCCGGGCTGCGGCTGCTCAACACCCACCTCGATCACAGATCCGAACGTGCTCGCCTCCAGTCGGCCAAGATCATGGCCGACCACCTCGCCGAGGCGCACGGCCCGGCGGTGGTCACCGGCGACTTCAATGTCGCCACGGGTTCACCCGTCTACGACTATTTCTGCACCGAGCTCGGCCTCACCGACACCGCCGCTGCCGTCCCGGGCGAGGACATCGGCACGTTCCACCGGTACAGGGGTCCGCAGGCAGGAGACCCGCGGATCGACTGGATCCTGACGACGCCGAGGCTGCGCACCGTATCCACACGGATCAACACGTTCTGCGTCCGAGGCGAGTATCCCTCCGATCACTTCCCGGTGGAGGCTGTTCTGCGCCGCGTCGATTAG
- a CDS encoding DegV family protein, with protein sequence MRVGLVTDSTAQLSADEESALREVTGDLFAVVPLAVLVSGVAFADGELEPAHLRQKMNDGAEVSTSMATPAQFSNAYSTLFDHGAEAIITVTMSGELSGTRDSAVAAARNEESLVNVVDSRTTSAGLAGALAIAGAGIGQGHDVGSVAGTVADWCAAETRTAFAPETLEHLRRGGRIGAASSIMGRALQIVPVLGLSAGAVAPLARVRTRAKALDRMVALAGEAAADIASDEQQAYVEIQHADGQPNHPDVITLRDKLEGIGLETTFRTLSAIITAHVGSGTIGITVQTRP encoded by the coding sequence ATGAGGGTCGGCCTGGTCACCGACTCGACGGCACAGCTGTCCGCAGACGAGGAATCGGCGCTGCGTGAGGTGACCGGGGATCTCTTCGCGGTGGTGCCGCTGGCGGTCCTCGTCTCAGGAGTCGCCTTCGCCGATGGGGAGCTCGAACCCGCCCACCTGCGTCAGAAGATGAACGACGGTGCCGAGGTCTCGACCTCGATGGCGACACCTGCCCAGTTCAGCAACGCCTACTCGACGCTCTTCGACCACGGCGCCGAGGCCATCATCACCGTGACCATGTCGGGAGAGCTGTCCGGGACACGGGACTCGGCCGTGGCCGCCGCCCGCAACGAGGAATCGCTGGTCAACGTCGTCGACTCCCGGACTACCTCGGCGGGATTGGCCGGTGCACTGGCGATCGCAGGCGCAGGCATCGGGCAGGGCCATGACGTGGGGTCGGTCGCGGGCACGGTCGCCGACTGGTGCGCAGCGGAGACCCGCACCGCATTCGCTCCCGAAACGCTCGAACACCTCCGCCGAGGCGGTCGCATCGGCGCCGCGTCCTCAATCATGGGGCGTGCGCTGCAGATCGTGCCCGTGCTGGGTCTCAGCGCTGGTGCCGTGGCTCCTCTCGCCCGAGTCCGCACCCGGGCGAAGGCGCTCGACCGCATGGTCGCCCTGGCCGGTGAGGCCGCGGCCGACATCGCCTCCGACGAGCAGCAGGCATATGTGGAGATCCAACACGCGGACGGTCAGCCGAACCACCCGGACGTGATCACGCTGCGGGACAAGCTCGAAGGGATCGGCCTCGAGACGACATTCCGCACCCTCTCGGCCATCATCACCGCCCACGTCGGCTCGGGCACCATCGGAATCACGGTCCAGACCAGACCCTGA
- the nadE gene encoding ammonia-dependent NAD(+) synthetase, with protein sequence MTTEASQDEIRHTLGVRPTIDAATEVARRVEFLADYILTTGVRGLTLGISGGQDSTLAGRLCQMAVAELRRRGAAAEFWAIRLPHHVQTDETDAQDAMRFIGADHEVVINIGAATDAAAAEYSSAMGQDISDFGKGNVKARMRMIAQFELAGEKRLLVAGTDHAAEAVTGFFTKFGDGAADVVPLAGLNKRQGRALLGHLGAPEHLVRKVPTADLLDDEPGQTDESSLGLSYDQIDDFLEGRPVDETAAALLVEKYRASEHKRRTPVTPTDSWWIRH encoded by the coding sequence ATGACAACGGAAGCCAGCCAGGACGAGATCCGCCATACCCTGGGGGTGAGACCGACGATCGATGCGGCGACCGAGGTCGCCCGACGGGTCGAATTCCTCGCCGACTACATTCTGACCACCGGAGTCAGAGGACTGACGCTTGGCATCAGCGGAGGGCAGGACTCGACCCTGGCCGGGCGACTGTGCCAAATGGCGGTCGCAGAGCTGCGTCGGCGCGGAGCCGCGGCCGAGTTCTGGGCGATCCGCCTGCCGCATCATGTCCAGACCGATGAGACCGATGCCCAGGACGCCATGAGATTCATCGGTGCCGATCACGAGGTCGTCATCAACATCGGCGCGGCCACGGACGCCGCCGCCGCGGAGTACTCCTCGGCCATGGGGCAGGACATCTCCGACTTCGGCAAGGGCAACGTCAAAGCACGGATGCGGATGATCGCGCAGTTCGAGCTGGCGGGTGAGAAGAGACTCCTCGTGGCGGGCACCGACCACGCCGCCGAGGCGGTGACCGGCTTCTTCACGAAATTCGGCGACGGTGCTGCCGACGTCGTGCCTCTGGCGGGGCTGAACAAGCGACAGGGACGAGCGTTGCTGGGCCACCTCGGCGCCCCCGAGCACCTTGTGCGCAAGGTCCCGACAGCGGATCTGCTCGATGACGAACCGGGTCAGACCGATGAGTCGTCCTTGGGGCTCAGCTATGATCAGATCGATGACTTCCTCGAGGGCAGACCAGTCGACGAGACCGCCGCTGCGCTGCTGGTCGAGAAGTACCGTGCCTCCGAGCACAAACGCCGGACTCCGGTGACCCCGACCGACAGCTGGTGGATCCGCCACTGA
- a CDS encoding type II toxin-antitoxin system PemK/MazF family toxin, translating into MSWKSLVTRVVKVGLTQGVKYFRESQAKNRSGSRGQVPRPSAPPQGDARESGTTSAQRGNYPGDYRGQVKVSYAPDLDGDADPGEVVWGWIPYEEDHSRGKDRPSLVVGKDGRWVLALMLTSQDHIPGGVGEVREDRHARWMNIGSGDWDSQGRPSEIRLDRVIRLDPQSIRREGAVLPREIFDQVARNVDAS; encoded by the coding sequence ATGAGTTGGAAATCATTGGTCACCCGTGTCGTCAAGGTCGGCCTCACCCAAGGGGTCAAATACTTCCGGGAATCGCAGGCGAAGAACAGATCGGGGTCCCGGGGTCAGGTGCCTCGTCCGAGCGCCCCTCCGCAAGGCGACGCGCGGGAGTCGGGGACCACCTCGGCGCAGAGAGGGAACTATCCGGGTGACTACCGCGGTCAGGTCAAAGTCTCCTATGCGCCCGACCTCGACGGCGACGCCGACCCGGGCGAGGTCGTCTGGGGCTGGATCCCCTACGAGGAAGACCATTCGCGGGGCAAGGATCGGCCCTCACTCGTCGTCGGCAAGGACGGCCGTTGGGTGCTCGCACTCATGCTCACCAGCCAGGATCATATTCCGGGCGGGGTCGGCGAGGTGCGTGAGGATCGTCATGCCCGGTGGATGAATATCGGCAGCGGGGACTGGGACTCCCAAGGCAGACCCTCCGAGATCCGCCTCGATCGTGTGATCCGACTCGATCCGCAGTCCATCCGTCGCGAGGGGGCGGTCCTGCCCCGGGAGATCTTCGACCAGGTCGCGAGGAACGTCGACGCGAGCTGA
- a CDS encoding UDP-glucose dehydrogenase family protein — MKISVIGCGYLGAVHAAAMASLGHEVVGVDVDADKVAALMSGRPPFFEPGLSELLVKGQDLGSLEFTTDVSRVADSRVHFVCVGTPQKPGEFAADVTYVDAAVDSLVPHLTSTSVIVGKSTVPVGTAERLADLVRPSGASLMWNPEFLREGHAVEDTLHPNRLVYGVAEGGAGESATAALDEVYATMLDEATPRMITDFATAELVKTAANSFLATKISFINAMAELCEASGADVTQLADAIGIDDRIGRKFLNAGLGFGGGCLPKDIRAFMARAGELGADQAVAFLKEIDSINMRRRVRMVDIARDTLDGSFIGKKITVLGAAFKPDSDDVRDSPALAVARLIATQGGVVTVTDPQAIDNAAKAFPELNYVADASQALAGADAVLLLTEWQEYRDLDPVATASLVTGKVLIDGRNVLTPEVWRSAGWTYRALGRP; from the coding sequence TTGAAGATTTCAGTCATCGGGTGCGGCTATCTGGGCGCAGTGCATGCGGCGGCCATGGCATCGCTGGGCCACGAGGTCGTCGGCGTCGATGTCGATGCGGACAAGGTTGCGGCCCTGATGTCGGGGCGCCCGCCCTTCTTCGAACCCGGCCTGAGTGAATTGCTGGTGAAGGGTCAGGACCTCGGGAGCCTCGAATTCACCACCGATGTCTCGCGTGTCGCGGACTCACGCGTCCATTTCGTGTGTGTCGGGACTCCGCAGAAGCCGGGCGAGTTCGCCGCCGATGTCACTTATGTCGATGCCGCCGTGGATTCGCTCGTGCCTCATCTGACTTCGACGTCGGTGATTGTGGGCAAATCCACCGTTCCCGTCGGGACCGCCGAGCGTTTGGCCGATCTGGTGCGGCCCTCGGGAGCCTCGCTGATGTGGAATCCGGAGTTCCTGCGCGAGGGCCATGCCGTCGAGGACACACTGCATCCGAATCGCCTGGTCTACGGCGTCGCCGAGGGTGGGGCCGGAGAGAGCGCCACAGCCGCGCTCGACGAGGTGTATGCGACGATGCTGGATGAGGCGACCCCGCGGATGATCACGGACTTCGCGACGGCCGAATTGGTCAAGACGGCGGCGAACTCCTTCCTGGCCACGAAGATCTCGTTCATCAACGCGATGGCTGAGCTGTGTGAGGCATCCGGAGCGGACGTGACCCAGCTGGCCGATGCGATCGGGATCGATGACCGCATCGGCCGGAAGTTCCTCAACGCCGGTCTGGGATTCGGCGGCGGATGTCTGCCCAAGGACATTCGTGCGTTCATGGCCCGCGCCGGTGAGCTGGGTGCCGATCAGGCGGTGGCATTCCTCAAGGAGATCGATTCGATCAACATGCGTCGGCGTGTGCGAATGGTCGACATCGCCCGTGACACTCTGGACGGGTCGTTCATCGGGAAGAAGATCACTGTGCTCGGTGCCGCGTTCAAACCCGACAGCGATGATGTCCGGGACTCGCCGGCGCTGGCGGTGGCGCGTCTGATCGCGACCCAAGGCGGTGTGGTGACGGTGACGGACCCGCAGGCGATCGACAATGCGGCGAAGGCGTTTCCCGAGTTGAACTACGTCGCCGATGCGTCGCAGGCTCTGGCCGGTGCCGATGCTGTGCTGCTGCTGACCGAATGGCAGGAGTATCGGGATTTGGATCCGGTGGCTACGGCGTCGCTGGTGACGGGCAAGGTGCTCATCGATGGCAGGAATGTGCTGACCCCCGAGGTGTGGCGCTCGGCCGGATGGACATATCGGGCTCTGGGTCGCCCATGA